From Kwoniella europaea PYCC6329 chromosome 3, complete sequence, one genomic window encodes:
- a CDS encoding hydroxymethylglutaryl-CoA synthase yields the protein MSEFDIPARPTNVGILGLEMYFPKRCISEDALEDFDGVSKGKYTIGLGQKYMAFTDDKEDINSVALTVVSSLLKKYNVDPLSIGRLDVGTETLIDKSKATKTILMNLFAPSGNTDIEGIDSKNACYGSTAALFNVINWIQSESWDGRNAIVMCGDIAIYKEGSARPVGGMGACAMLIGPNAPLVIEPVHGTHIANTWDFYKPDLSAEYPTVDGPWTIAAYLGALDAAYSTYLEKAQKSRARAAKKLSLASVSAAVSDIAGAAKTFVNGINGDATNGVNGHAQNGGESKEDQGIEQFDYVCLHSPYGKLVQKGHARMFYNDYIRNPSSPKFADVPETISVEKTKTYTDKVVEKTFVGIASEHYKSAVVPGSDCVARCGNMYTASLYGALASVLASAPEGLETGKRIGMYAFGSGCAASFYALRVVGSTKEIADKLQLKERLASMDVRPCEEYVTALKLREENHNAVKYSPQGSIDNIWPGAYYLEGVDELYRRTYAVKPVA from the exons ATGTCAGAATTCGATATCCCAGCTAGACCTACCAACGTCGGTATCCTCGGTTTGGAGATGTACTTCCCtaagaga TGTATCTCTGAAGATGCTCTCGAGGACTTTGACGGTGTATCCAAAGGGAAATATACCATTGGGTTGGGTCAAAAGTACATGGCTTTCACCGATGACAA GGAGGATATCAACTCTGTCGCTCTTACAG TCGTATCATCCCTTCTTAAGAAATACAACGTCGATCCCCTCTCCATCGGTCGACTAGACGTCGGTACCGAAACCCTCATCGATAAATCCAAAGCTACCAAGACAATTCTTATGAACCTCTTTGCCCCATCTGGAAATACCGATATCGAAGGTATCGACTCCAAGAACGCCTGTTATGGATCTACTGCCGCCTTGTTCAACGTCATCAACTGGATCCAATCTGAATCTTGGGATGGAAGGAACGCGATTGTCATGTGTGGTGATATTGCCATTTACAAGGAAGGTTCAGCTAGACCTGTTGGTGGTATGGGTGCTTGTGCGATGTTGATTGGACCTAATGCTCCGTTGGTGATTGAGC CCGTCCACGGTACCCACATCGCCAACACTTGGGATTTCTACAAACCTGATCTTTCAGCTGAATAC CCCACCGTCGACGGACCATGGACCATCGCCGCCTACCTCGGTGCCCTTGACGCCGCCTACTCTACATACCTCGAAAAAGCCCAGAAATCACGAGCTAGAGCAGCCAAGAAACTCTCCCTCGCCTCTGTATCAGCCGCTGTATCAGACATCGCCGGTGCCGCCAAAACTTTTGTCAACGGTATAAATGGAGATGCTACCAATGGTGTCAATGGCCATGCTCAGAATGGTGGTGAGAGCAAGGAAGACCAAGGAATTGAACAGTTTGATTATGTCTGTTTACACAG TCCCTATGGTAAACTCGTCCAGAAAGGACACGCTCGTATGTTCTACAAT GACTACATCCGAAACCCTTCATCACCCAAATTCGCGGACGTGCCCGAGACTATCTCCGTCGAGAAGACCAAGACATACACGGATAAAGTGGTCGAGAAGACTTTCGTCGGTATCGCATCGGAACACTACAAATCTGCTGTCGTACCAGGCTCAGACTGCGTGGCTAGATGTGGTAACATGTACACTGCCTCTCTATACGGTGCTCTTGCTAGTGTTCTTGCCAGTGCTCCCGAGGGattagag ACCGGTAAACGAATTGGAATGTACGCTTTCGGTTCAGGTTGTGCCGCTTCGTTCTACGCTTTGAGAGTTGTCGGATCCACCAAAGAGATTGCCGATAAATTACAGTTGAAGGAGAGATTGGCTTCTATGGATGTTAGACCTTGTGAAGAATACGTTACTGcgttgaag CTCCGAGAAGAAAACCACAACGCTGTCAAATACTCACCCCAAGGATCGATCGACAACATCTGGCCAGGTGCTTATTACttggaaggtgttgatgaGTTGTACAGAAGAACTTATGCCGTTAAACCTGTTGCCTAA